From the Synechococcus sp. HK01-R genome, one window contains:
- a CDS encoding chlorophyll a/b-binding protein, producing the protein MSDNAQARFGFVNFAETWNGRLAMLGFVIGLGTELLTGQGILTQIGLG; encoded by the coding sequence ATGTCTGACAACGCACAAGCCCGCTTCGGTTTCGTCAACTTCGCTGAGACCTGGAACGGACGTCTCGCCATGCTCGGCTTCGTGATCGGCCTCGGCACCGAACTGCTGACCGGCCAGGGCATCCTCACCCAGATCGGCCTGGGCTGA
- the xseA gene encoding exodeoxyribonuclease VII large subunit yields the protein MTTDAPPTYSVAELNAAIGTLLERGFAPRFLVQATASRPQIKKGHLWLTLTDGNASITAVVWASKLQQLNFVPGDGDGVLVVGKLNFWAARASLAVQVLDLRPSLTTVMRRFEEVREQLLQEGLIDPSRQRPLPRYPRRVALLTSSPSSALADMLRTARERWPLTSLLLLPIPVQGDVAQQIVQRLQRLSEAQPRLALDAIVLARGGGSREDLMVFDDADVCRQLAMSPVPLITGIGHEDDLTVADLVADHRAATPTAAIVQLLPSREHALADVHQRQRHWRDQQAWALKRERQKLNQRFENWSLHHPRRLLERMRVQLNQRMKLLSALAPERWLARGFAILETADGRPLRSITEVQPPQDLLVRLSDGQVVVEAKAVKPGSQR from the coding sequence TTGACCACTGACGCTCCCCCCACCTATTCGGTTGCTGAACTCAATGCCGCGATCGGCACCTTGCTGGAAAGGGGGTTCGCCCCGCGGTTTCTCGTTCAAGCGACGGCATCAAGGCCCCAGATCAAAAAAGGTCATCTCTGGCTAACTCTCACGGACGGAAACGCCAGCATCACAGCTGTGGTTTGGGCCTCCAAGCTTCAGCAACTCAACTTCGTTCCAGGCGACGGCGATGGCGTTCTGGTGGTGGGCAAGCTCAACTTCTGGGCCGCTCGGGCGAGCTTGGCGGTGCAGGTGCTCGACCTGAGGCCCAGTCTCACCACCGTGATGCGCCGTTTTGAAGAAGTGCGCGAGCAATTGCTGCAAGAGGGCCTGATCGATCCGAGTCGGCAACGGCCTCTTCCCCGCTACCCCCGGCGCGTCGCGCTGCTCACGAGCAGTCCCAGTTCAGCACTCGCAGACATGCTGCGAACCGCGAGGGAGCGCTGGCCCTTGACCAGTCTGCTGCTCCTACCGATCCCGGTGCAGGGTGATGTAGCGCAGCAGATCGTGCAGCGATTGCAACGCCTGAGCGAGGCCCAGCCAAGACTGGCTCTCGATGCCATCGTGCTGGCTCGGGGCGGTGGCAGCCGTGAAGATCTGATGGTTTTCGATGATGCCGACGTCTGTCGACAGCTCGCCATGAGCCCAGTGCCTCTAATCACTGGAATCGGCCACGAAGACGACCTCACCGTCGCCGACCTCGTAGCCGATCACCGGGCCGCGACGCCCACGGCAGCAATCGTTCAGCTGCTTCCGTCAAGAGAGCACGCCCTCGCAGACGTGCATCAGCGCCAACGCCACTGGCGAGATCAACAGGCATGGGCTCTGAAGCGAGAACGCCAGAAACTGAACCAGCGCTTTGAAAACTGGTCGCTGCACCACCCCCGTCGACTGCTTGAACGCATGAGGGTGCAGCTCAATCAACGGATGAAGCTCCTCTCTGCGCTCGCTCCAGAACGTTGGTTGGCCCGCGGCTTTGCCATTCTTGAAACGGCCGATGGGCGCCCCTTGCGCAGCATCACGGAGGTGCAGCCCCCACAAGACCTTCTGGTCAGGCTCAGCGACGGCCAAGTCGTGGTCGAAGCCAAAGCCGTGAAACCAGGATCACAACGCTGA
- the xseB gene encoding exodeoxyribonuclease VII small subunit gives MAAKSKASRASNGSIDPQQEEETWRKDAAHLSYEEALQAADLLLSHLQNDTLPLSELERAHRRGQIYLEHCQTLLAQVEQSVQELDPETMMPQTHDKKEADASP, from the coding sequence ATGGCTGCAAAAAGCAAAGCAAGCCGAGCCAGCAACGGCAGCATCGATCCCCAGCAGGAGGAGGAGACTTGGCGGAAGGATGCCGCTCACCTGAGCTACGAAGAAGCTCTGCAAGCCGCCGATCTCCTCCTCAGCCACCTTCAGAACGACACCCTGCCTCTGTCTGAACTGGAACGAGCCCATCGACGGGGCCAGATCTATCTCGAACATTGCCAGACACTGCTGGCACAGGTGGAACAATCCGTCCAGGAGCTAGATCCGGAGACGATGATGCCTCAAACACACGACAAGAAAGAAGCTGATGCATCGCCCTGA
- a CDS encoding DUF2834 domain-containing protein, translating to MHRPELLRWIYLLLAVAGAILPWQANLEFMQANGDPLALMQFIQDANANAAARSLSRDLLIGASAITIWIAVEGRRLQMKGWWITLIACVMISFACGAPLFLHLRERRLAELAAAEQS from the coding sequence ATGCATCGCCCTGAACTTCTGCGCTGGATCTATCTGCTGCTGGCTGTTGCAGGAGCGATCCTTCCCTGGCAAGCGAATCTGGAATTCATGCAGGCCAACGGCGACCCTTTGGCCCTAATGCAATTCATTCAAGATGCCAACGCCAACGCCGCCGCCCGCTCGCTCAGCCGGGATCTGCTGATCGGAGCCAGTGCCATCACCATCTGGATCGCGGTGGAAGGGCGTCGCTTGCAGATGAAGGGCTGGTGGATCACGTTGATTGCCTGCGTCATGATCTCCTTTGCCTGCGGTGCGCCCCTGTTTCTCCATCTGCGCGAGCGACGTCTTGCGGAACTGGCAGCCGCTGAGCAGTCCTGA
- a CDS encoding YihY/virulence factor BrkB family protein → MRRWLAWKRLIRSLWQAYARWSRCDCVDLSAAFAYYTLQSIFPLLLIALSVASWFLGRQEGLDQQIIDYTAGVLPPSAVALVQVTLEKLVRQGFGAGLLGAGVLLVTAGNVYLTLQRGADRIWFDYFPDPPADVNWYQQVVQFLRVRLEAFFVVIFVGLLIVLDQISANLRMIHAAALDDSLRSLPWLQSFLAHIPVLTFGRYLIPCLGFAGMALLLQFLLPSRRVPLRPLVPGAVLIGVLLTILNLAVSRSILSLGVRFQAYGVIGSVLVLTLWVWMVGVVIYFGQCWSVVLAKRRLSLGVDQRH, encoded by the coding sequence ATGCGGCGTTGGTTGGCCTGGAAGCGCTTGATCCGAAGCCTATGGCAGGCCTATGCGCGTTGGTCGCGCTGTGACTGTGTTGATCTCAGTGCTGCCTTTGCCTATTACACGCTTCAATCCATTTTCCCTTTGTTGCTGATAGCTCTTTCGGTTGCTTCTTGGTTTCTTGGACGCCAAGAAGGGCTGGATCAGCAGATTATTGATTACACCGCTGGCGTCCTTCCCCCTTCCGCTGTAGCGCTTGTTCAAGTCACTCTTGAAAAGCTTGTGCGGCAAGGCTTTGGTGCTGGCCTACTTGGTGCAGGTGTCCTGCTTGTCACCGCGGGGAATGTTTATTTGACCTTGCAGCGGGGTGCTGATCGGATTTGGTTTGACTATTTCCCAGATCCACCTGCTGATGTGAACTGGTATCAGCAAGTTGTTCAGTTTCTCCGGGTCCGGCTTGAAGCATTCTTTGTGGTGATCTTTGTTGGGCTTCTGATTGTTCTTGATCAAATCAGCGCCAATCTACGCATGATTCATGCAGCGGCACTCGATGATTCGTTGCGTTCGTTGCCTTGGCTTCAGTCTTTTTTGGCGCATATTCCCGTGCTGACATTCGGTCGTTATTTGATTCCATGTCTTGGTTTTGCCGGCATGGCCCTTCTGCTTCAGTTCCTGCTGCCCAGCCGGCGCGTCCCTCTGCGTCCCCTCGTTCCAGGGGCCGTTTTGATCGGTGTGCTGCTCACCATTCTCAATCTTGCCGTGAGTCGCAGCATCCTCTCCCTCGGCGTTCGTTTCCAGGCCTATGGAGTGATTGGCAGCGTGCTGGTGCTCACTCTCTGGGTGTGGATGGTTGGTGTTGTGATCTATTTCGGCCAGTGTTGGAGTGTGGTCCTGGCGAAACGACGCCTCAGCCTCGGTGTGGATCAGCGACACTGA